The DNA segment TAGCCTGAAAGACCGGGCATCATTACGTCGAGGATGGCGGCATCCGGCGGCGTCGCACCGAGCAGCTGTTCGAGGGCCGATTGGCCATCGGACACAGCGCGCAAACGATAGCCCGCTGCGCTAAGTATGTTAGAAAGAATCTGGAGGTTGACCGGCTCATCATCGGCAATCAGGATCTCCGGGCCGCCGCTGCCAGCAGCAGCCATCAAACGAGTCGCCGAGGCCGCACTCGAAGCGGAAATGCCCGCTGCCGGAGGCGCGTCGCCTTCCGCAGCAAGCGGCTGGATGGCCTGTAAGCGAAATTCAAATCGAGCGCCGCCGGCCGGACTGCTGTGCAACGAAATCTGAGAGTGGTGCAATTCAAGCAGCTGTCGCACAATCGCCAGGCCCAGACCGGCGCCTTGCCGCTGGCGCGCCCCGCCCGAAGTCTGATAGAAGGGTTCGAAGATGCGCGCCGCCTCTCCCGGCTCGATGCCCGGACCGCTGTCCTCAACTGCGACAAGAACCTGTTCGTCCTGTCGTTGCGCTGTCAGCCGTACGCCGCCGGTCGTCGTGAACTTGATCGAGTTGCCAATCAGGTTGTTCAGCACCTGCTGCAGTCGATCCTCGTCGGCCAGAACGTGCGGCAGGTTTGCTTCCAGTCGCGTTTCCAGGTATAGCCCGGAATCGCGCGCCAGCGGACCCAAAAGATCGACCGTCGACTGAAGCGCCGAGGCGAGGTTCACCGAACGGAGTTCAAGCTCCAGACGACCGTCGCGCAAGCGCGACATGTCCAGGATGTCATTGATCAAACTGCCAAGCCGTCGGGCGCTGGAAGAAATCAATCGCAGATTGTCCTGCACTCTAGGCGTCAGCGGACCGGCCGCGCCTTCGATCAGAGAATCAGCAATGCCGGTGATGCCATGCAAGGGCGTGCGCAGCTCGTGCGATGTATTGGCCAGAAACTCATCCTTCAATCGATCCAGAGCCAGCAAGGCCGTATTCTTCTGGTCCAGCTCCTGGTTGAGATGATCCATTTCCCGCTGCACGCGGTGCAGCCGCAGTACCTGCAGCAAAGTCAGGTAGCCAATGAGCGCAAAGAAGCCGTACTGAAACAGCGGATTGATACTGAACCATTTGAAAAGCGCGTTGACGATATCCCAGAGCGCCGTCGCCAGAAAGACGGCCATGGCAATGGCGATACGCGCGGCATCGACGCGACGCTGCAACGTGGCCCGAAGCAGGTAGTATGGAACGTAGAGCGCAACCCACGGCAGCTGAAAGACCAGAAAGATCTGCACAACCATCGCCAGTGCATTGTGCGGAACAAGCAAGGCCGCAACAGCCAGCGGCGCCATGGCAAGGTAGTAGGCCAGGATCGAACGCTGCGAAGATTCGCTGCCGTACATGTAGCAGCTGAGGAAGCTCATCAACAGCGGGCCAGTCAGGCTCAGGCTTACAATTTCAATGCGCGTCAACCAGCCGGCTTCCGGCGTCAGCTGATAGGCGAAGTAGGATCTGGAGGCCAGATAGATAAAGATCGATATGCCGCTGAGGCCAAAGAACAACAGATATCGTTCACGGCGTCGGCCCAGAAAGAGCGCGATGTGGTAGATACCGAAAGCGAAGTAAACGAAGGCCCCGCCCAGCCAGATGTCTTCCGAGCGCAGAAATTGAACGGCCGCTGGTTCAGCCAGCACATAGCCGCTGCCATAAAAAAATCCAGGAGTGCCGCCGCTGGCCCACGACACTCGCGGCGCCTCTGCGGCAAATTCGAAACGCAGAATGTTTTCGCCAATCCGAAAGGCATCGCGCGGCGGCGACACCACAGCGCCCATCTGCGTGCGGTGCCGTTCAATGGATTTGCCCGCGGCATCCAGATCAAACTCATCGCGCACCAGCCGGCCATTGATGTAAAAGCGCCAGTTATCGCCAATGCCCGGCAAGAAGAGCGATGGAGACTCAATACTCTGCAGCTGTTCGGCGCTCAGCATGGCGCGCGTGCAAAGCGTATAGTAGTAGATTTCGTCGCCCGGTTCTTTGTGAAAAACGGACCAGAGATTGATGGGCGGCGCCTGCACCAGCAGCCAGCGACCGTCCTCGCCAGGCCGCGGGCAGACTGACTTCTCAGCAAATAAGCCCTCGGCGGCGCTCCAGGGAAGCGTGCTGAAATTGAGCAATTCCGAACCTGTGGACCGGCCACAGGCGGAAAGGGAGACCAAAAGGGGCGCAAGCAGCGCCGCCGCGCGCCAGAACTTGCCTGCTGCCAGGATCTTGCGCATAGAACAAAGCAAATCGTAGCCGTGGCGTCGAGGGTCACGCGAAATTCGTCAACGGCTAAGCTCCTATACGACGCAGATATGCAAAAGACGGCGCCGAAAAATGGTTGCTTGCTGGGCGCGAATTCGGCCAAAAAGGGCGCTCTTATGAAGCGTAGAATCAAACCAATCTTTGTCAGCACTCTGGCGCTGCTCGCTTCGGGGGCCCTCTACGGCGAAACGGAGGGCCATGGCCATCATGGCGCAGAGTTGCCTTACTGGTCGGTTACGCCTTTCGTTCTGATCTTGCTGGCCATTGCTGTGCTGCCAATCGCCTCGCGAACCACCGCCCACTGGTGGGAATCCAATCGGAACAAGCTGATTCTGGCGCTAAGCCTGGGCGCAGTGGCCTTTGCCGTTCTCATTGCCTACGGCTACTGGCATAACATTTACCACACTCTGGTCTTCGAGTACGTTCCGTTTATCATTTTGCTGGGATCTCTCTATTACATCTCCGGCGGCATCGTACTGCGCGGCGATATTGAGGCCACTCCGGTCAACAACTTGCTCTTTTTGATCATCGGGGCGGCTCTTGCCTCGTTCATTGGAACAACTGGCGCTTCGATGCTGCTCATTCGGCCGCTGCTCAAGACCAACAGCGAACGCAAACACGTGGTGCACACGGTTGTCTTCTTCATCTTTCTTGTTTCCAATATTGGCGGGTCGCTGACGCCGCTGGGCGATCCGCCGCTCTTTCTTGGCTACTTGCGCGGAGTGCCCTTCACCTGGACCTTCAGCTTGTTTCCGGATATGCTGGCGGCGGCGGCAATTTTGCTGACCGTCTATTTCATCTGGGATGTGCTGGCCCATCGTCAGGAAACCAAGCGCGACATCAAACGCGACGAAACGCAAATCAAGCCGATCTCGCTGGCGGGCCAGGTCAATTTCATCTGGCTGCTGGGCGTAGTTCTGGCGGTCGCCTTCTTGAATCAAAATTTCATCCCGGCAATCAAGGATATTCCCGCCCTTGGATTCCTGCGCGAATTGACGCTGATCAGCATGGTGGTACTTTCACGCTTTACCACGCACAAAAAGCTGCGCGAGGAAAACAAATTCACGCTGCATCCCATTGAGGAAGTGGCCTTTCTGTTTATCGGAATCTTCATCTGCATGATCCCGGCGCTGGTATTGCTGGAAAGCCACGGCAAGGAACTGGGCATCACGGAACCGTGGCAGTTTTTCTGGGCGACGGGCGCCTTCAGCTCGGTCCTGGACAATGCGCCCACCTATCTGACCTTTCTCAGTCTGGCCCAGGGTTATACCGGCCTTGGCAGCGTGCAGGAGATCCTTGCCAATCCACAAGCTGAGGCTCTGCTGAAAGCGATTTCGGTGGGCGCAGTCTTCATGGGCGCCAACACTTACATTGGCAACGCGCCCAATTTTATGGTAAAGTCGGTGGCTGAAGAGGCCAAGGTCAAAATGCCAAGTTTTGCAGGCTATTTACTGTACTCGGGCGGCATCCTGATTCCAACCTTTCTACTGCTGACCTTTCTATTTTTCATTTGAGTTTGCAGGGCCGCCCGGCGAGGGCGGCTGATGCTGACCATAGTCCTTCTGGTTCTATCAAATATCTTCATGACCTTTGCCTGGTACGGGCACCTGCGCTACCGTGACAGTCCGCTCTGGCTGGCGGTGCTGGGAAGCTGGGGATTGGCCTTTTTCGAATACTGCCTGCAGGTTCCGGCAAACCGCTTCGGCTATGAACGCTTCAGCGCGGTACAATTGAAGACAATCCAGGAATTGATCAGCCTGTCTGTTTTTGCAGTGTTCTCGATTTTATATCTGGGCGAAGGATTACACTGGAACCATGGCGTGGCCTTCCTGTTACTGCTTGGAGCGACCTGGTTCATGTTTGTTCCAACCTGAAGTGAAGTCTTGCTTGCAAACAGTCCTTGCTGTTCAGTGCGCCAGCGCAAGTATCTGCCGCACCACCAGCTCGCGATCTTCCCAGAGCACAAAATGGGTTGCCTCGGCCGGACGTACCAGATGCAGTTGTTGAGCCGGAAGCATGCGCGCCGCAAAATCGGCGTTGGCCGGAGGAACCAGATCGTCGGCGCCGCCCTGAATGACCGTCACCGGGACCTGCAGGCGCGGCCAGAGCGGCAGCATCTTTTGCAGCTCCTCTTTGAGCGGCCAAATTTCATCGTTGCTTACCACCCAATCTCCCGGCAGCACAAGGCGCAGCGGAGGATAGCGAGCGGCAATGTTGAACCAGCGCCGTTCCTCCTGATCGGGGTCGATGGAACCAGCTACCAGCACAAGCGCCCGCACCAGCTGCGGATGATCCATTGCAAGGCGCACCGCTACCGGACCGCCAAAGGAGTGGCCAAGCACAATGCTGCGGCCAGCCGACACCCATCGTTGCAGAATTGGAGCAATGGCCGCCGCCTGGCGCTGCAACGATGGTTCAGCATGACCTGGCGTGGATTCGCCAAATCCTGGCCGATCGATTGCTATCAGATGAAAACGCTCCAGCAGGCGGCGGTCTTTCAAATAGTCCAGGTAGCCGCTCCAGCTACCCGGCGAACCATGCAAAAAAACCAGCGGCGGAAGGTCCTGACGTCCGGCGGAAACATAGTGAAGCTCCAGGCCATCGCTCAGGCTGGACAGAAACTGCGGCTCGACCTCCGGGGCCAGAGCGGCGCGGGCATCGCCTCGACTGAGGGAGAAGGAACAGCCCGCGAACAGGATGGCCGCGCCAAGCGTCAGCAGTCCGGCAAGCCGCCTGTTTTTGGCCAGATGAATCATTCCGATGAAATTAGGCATGGAGCAGGCGGCCAGCCATCGAATTTTACAATTTGATACGTCATGACAAGCTCTGCTATTGTATTTCTTCGTCCCAATGTTTGTATGCGCACTCATGCTGCCAGATCGCTGCTGGCGCTGGCAATCCTGAGCTCCAGCGCCTGCCGGGCGACCGACAGAGAAGCGAGCGGCGATGCAAGCCTGCAGGCAGCGTCAGCGCTCACGGTTTTCTACTGCGAACCCGCAGGCCATTCTTCAGAGGTGGAGCGCGTACTTCGACTTCCTCCATCAGTCTGGCAGCCAGCCGACGGTCAGCTCCGCCGTAGCAGCATACATTGTCAGATCCTCTGGCTGAAGATGCCAGTTGCGCCAGTAGAAGCAGCAGATCGTCAGCTGAGCTGGCGCGCACTGGACTACTGGCCGGACCACATCGATTTCTATCTCTTTGATGAAATGGGTCAGGCGCTCTATGCCAGTCTGCCGGCCGGCGATGCTGCGGCTCCGTCGCCTGCCGGTCGCTGGCATCCGGCGGCGGCGCTGGAATGGGAGCAGCCCGCCGGCCAGGGACGCCTGGCGCTGGTGCGCGTCGAAAATCCAGTCTGGCTGAGCTCGGCCTTTGCGCTGGAAAGCGCCAGGGAATTTCGGCGGCAAATCGGCCGCTACTGGATCCTGGCAGGGCTGCAGATCGGAATTCTGCTGATGTTAATAGTAGTCTATGGGAGTCTCTTTCTGGCGCTGCGCTACAGCATGATTCGCAGCTACTTGTTGTACCTGACGGCTTACTTCGTATACTTCAACCTTCAAAGCGGCTGGCCGGCGCTCGCTGCACCGCAGTTGCGCGATGTCCTGGCCAATCATCTTACAGCCCTGGCCATCTGTGCAACGTATGCAACAGCGCTAGGATTTGTACGACGATTTCTGGAACTCGACAAGCTCAATCCACGCGCCAGCCTGACCTTTCGCGTTGCCCAGTGGTCGATTGTGGCGCCCGCCCTGCTCACTGTATTTTACCGCCCTCTTTCCATCCAGTGGATCAACGTTCTGGCGCTGGCGATTGGACCGCTGACATTGATCTACGCCTTGTCTAACTGGCGCAAAAATGAAAATGTGCGCTGGTTTGTATTGGCCTGGTCGCCGCCGCTACTGGCGGCGATGACCGAAAACCTGCGCAGCAACGGCGTCTTGCCGGCCAGCGCCTTTGCAACCAATGCTCTCTTGCAGCCGGCCCTATTGCTTGAATTTTGTATTTTCTCGTTGGTCATCGGGTCTCGACTGCGCAACATCGTCTCCAGCCGCGCGCGCACTGCTGAACGCCTGGTAATAATGGAAAAGGAGCTGAGTCTTGCGCGACGCATCCACGGTCAGTTACTGGCGCCGTCAGTACATCAACTGCCCCAGGCGCGCGTGCAAATTCACTATCAGTCGCAGCGCGAACTGGGCGGGGACTATTATGATATCCTGCAACCGGAAGCCGGTTATCTGGGAGTCTTTGTGGCCGACGTTACCGGCCATGGTTTGCCTGCGGCGCTCGATGCCAGCAGCGTTCGCCTGGCTTTTCGAATGAACGCCCCCGGCAAGACCTCGCCGGCGCAAACCTTACTGGCCATCAATCGCGATCTGTGTCCAATGATCGACTATCGCTTTATCAGCGCCATCTATGC comes from the Leptospirales bacterium genome and includes:
- a CDS encoding SpoIIE family protein phosphatase gives rise to the protein MRKILAAGKFWRAAALLAPLLVSLSACGRSTGSELLNFSTLPWSAAEGLFAEKSVCPRPGEDGRWLLVQAPPINLWSVFHKEPGDEIYYYTLCTRAMLSAEQLQSIESPSLFLPGIGDNWRFYINGRLVRDEFDLDAAGKSIERHRTQMGAVVSPPRDAFRIGENILRFEFAAEAPRVSWASGGTPGFFYGSGYVLAEPAAVQFLRSEDIWLGGAFVYFAFGIYHIALFLGRRRERYLLFFGLSGISIFIYLASRSYFAYQLTPEAGWLTRIEIVSLSLTGPLLMSFLSCYMYGSESSQRSILAYYLAMAPLAVAALLVPHNALAMVVQIFLVFQLPWVALYVPYYLLRATLQRRVDAARIAIAMAVFLATALWDIVNALFKWFSINPLFQYGFFALIGYLTLLQVLRLHRVQREMDHLNQELDQKNTALLALDRLKDEFLANTSHELRTPLHGITGIADSLIEGAAGPLTPRVQDNLRLISSSARRLGSLINDILDMSRLRDGRLELELRSVNLASALQSTVDLLGPLARDSGLYLETRLEANLPHVLADEDRLQQVLNNLIGNSIKFTTTGGVRLTAQRQDEQVLVAVEDSGPGIEPGEAARIFEPFYQTSGGARQRQGAGLGLAIVRQLLELHHSQISLHSSPAGGARFEFRLQAIQPLAAEGDAPPAAGISASSAASATRLMAAAGSGGPEILIADDEPVNLQILSNILSAAGYRLRAVSDGQSALEQLLGATPPDAAILDVMMPGLSGYDVLRRLRELRSQVELPVLIVTARGGDEAPEAFDIGANDYLSKPFQNKELLARLGAALALRQAAEERGRLRALTEDLRLARKIQSSILPTSAPGVRGGELGIFYRPMHAVGGDFYDFHQLDDLRLGVLSADISGHGASAAMIAAMLKVSFSAELEYAEEPARLLSRLNRSMYGKCDNGFITASYCFFDFGRHQLRFARAGHTPLAVLAPAASAALPVGGSGAALGWRPRIECQTIEATIQSGERYYLYTDGFSEARSPEGEPFGEERLYELFGYAGALPLRDSLSFIENALERWSGSRGFEDDLSLVCVQIL
- a CDS encoding sodium:proton antiporter — translated: MKRRIKPIFVSTLALLASGALYGETEGHGHHGAELPYWSVTPFVLILLAIAVLPIASRTTAHWWESNRNKLILALSLGAVAFAVLIAYGYWHNIYHTLVFEYVPFIILLGSLYYISGGIVLRGDIEATPVNNLLFLIIGAALASFIGTTGASMLLIRPLLKTNSERKHVVHTVVFFIFLVSNIGGSLTPLGDPPLFLGYLRGVPFTWTFSLFPDMLAAAAILLTVYFIWDVLAHRQETKRDIKRDETQIKPISLAGQVNFIWLLGVVLAVAFLNQNFIPAIKDIPALGFLRELTLISMVVLSRFTTHKKLREENKFTLHPIEEVAFLFIGIFICMIPALVLLESHGKELGITEPWQFFWATGAFSSVLDNAPTYLTFLSLAQGYTGLGSVQEILANPQAEALLKAISVGAVFMGANTYIGNAPNFMVKSVAEEAKVKMPSFAGYLLYSGGILIPTFLLLTFLFFI
- a CDS encoding DMT family protein, whose translation is MLTIVLLVLSNIFMTFAWYGHLRYRDSPLWLAVLGSWGLAFFEYCLQVPANRFGYERFSAVQLKTIQELISLSVFAVFSILYLGEGLHWNHGVAFLLLLGATWFMFVPT
- a CDS encoding alpha/beta hydrolase: MPNFIGMIHLAKNRRLAGLLTLGAAILFAGCSFSLSRGDARAALAPEVEPQFLSSLSDGLELHYVSAGRQDLPPLVFLHGSPGSWSGYLDYLKDRRLLERFHLIAIDRPGFGESTPGHAEPSLQRQAAAIAPILQRWVSAGRSIVLGHSFGGPVAVRLAMDHPQLVRALVLVAGSIDPDQEERRWFNIAARYPPLRLVLPGDWVVSNDEIWPLKEELQKMLPLWPRLQVPVTVIQGGADDLVPPANADFAARMLPAQQLHLVRPAEATHFVLWEDRELVVRQILALAH
- a CDS encoding SpoIIE family protein phosphatase, with the translated sequence MTSSAIVFLRPNVCMRTHAARSLLALAILSSSACRATDREASGDASLQAASALTVFYCEPAGHSSEVERVLRLPPSVWQPADGQLRRSSIHCQILWLKMPVAPVEAADRQLSWRALDYWPDHIDFYLFDEMGQALYASLPAGDAAAPSPAGRWHPAAALEWEQPAGQGRLALVRVENPVWLSSAFALESAREFRRQIGRYWILAGLQIGILLMLIVVYGSLFLALRYSMIRSYLLYLTAYFVYFNLQSGWPALAAPQLRDVLANHLTALAICATYATALGFVRRFLELDKLNPRASLTFRVAQWSIVAPALLTVFYRPLSIQWINVLALAIGPLTLIYALSNWRKNENVRWFVLAWSPPLLAAMTENLRSNGVLPASAFATNALLQPALLLEFCIFSLVIGSRLRNIVSSRARTAERLVIMEKELSLARRIHGQLLAPSVHQLPQARVQIHYQSQRELGGDYYDILQPEAGYLGVFVADVTGHGLPAALDASSVRLAFRMNAPGKTSPAQTLLAINRDLCPMIDYRFISAIYAIVRLSDGLTRIASAGHPPALHFQRKEAQLSRIDASTTMIGIEDDPAYYDQELQLTPGDTLTLYSDGIFGSLEGMSVDQAEERVHTLVRQLAADLDLMQSQALSVALEQLHQRPAVDDITIAAILYRGTAAGDAGSGAAA